In one Polaribacter sp. ALD11 genomic region, the following are encoded:
- a CDS encoding YdcF family protein encodes MKRIYVLLFFASLLNITTAQENLGFNSNFKQSISNSKVQDQNFYLFSAIQNNLKLVSFLENNNKLNAIFKNKKESITASLKSDEVEIESLINAYKFSDDEIKNISSILRKETTLNKELELLITKNLRPSGKYENFKSLENSDYIVAAWKLCAKGINQSLSVYGLGEKGRYPKIDSVSYDVKDKHYKGALLMWSDMLMHKKEASTALFFQPSLDFTLALLYLNHRDESARYEPLDSGANKKTIATVSQINFDEFPYSSILILGNGPENNKDTLTALGKLNLQLGVLEYQQEKAPLIIVSGGHAHPFRAPFAEAIEMKKELINRYHIPENRILIDPYARHTTTNLRNASRLIINSNIPFNKLALVVTNNGHSKYVGNDNFIERCIEELGYIPSFILKRINSTTLEYQPKIESLHQNPLDPLDP; translated from the coding sequence ATGAAAAGAATTTATGTACTTCTATTTTTTGCAAGTTTACTAAACATTACTACAGCTCAAGAGAACTTAGGTTTTAATTCAAACTTTAAGCAATCAATATCTAACTCTAAGGTTCAAGATCAGAATTTTTATCTTTTTTCTGCGATTCAGAACAATCTAAAATTGGTGTCTTTTTTAGAAAACAACAACAAGTTAAATGCAATCTTTAAGAACAAAAAAGAGAGCATAACAGCAAGTTTAAAGAGTGATGAAGTTGAAATTGAATCACTAATTAATGCGTACAAATTCTCTGATGATGAAATTAAAAATATTTCTTCAATACTACGTAAAGAGACAACACTTAATAAAGAATTAGAGCTATTAATAACTAAAAACTTACGTCCTTCAGGAAAATATGAAAACTTTAAATCTTTAGAGAATTCAGATTATATTGTTGCTGCTTGGAAACTTTGTGCAAAAGGAATCAATCAATCCTTATCTGTTTATGGTTTAGGAGAAAAAGGGCGTTACCCTAAAATAGATTCTGTTTCTTATGATGTAAAAGACAAGCACTATAAAGGGGCTTTATTAATGTGGAGTGATATGTTAATGCACAAAAAAGAAGCGTCTACAGCTCTGTTTTTTCAACCTTCTTTAGATTTTACATTAGCTCTTTTATACCTGAATCATAGAGATGAATCTGCACGATATGAGCCACTAGATTCAGGAGCGAATAAAAAAACGATTGCTACTGTATCTCAAATAAATTTTGATGAGTTTCCGTATTCTTCAATTTTAATTTTAGGAAATGGGCCTGAGAATAATAAAGATACCTTAACGGCTTTGGGTAAATTAAACTTACAGTTAGGTGTTCTTGAATATCAACAGGAAAAAGCACCATTAATTATCGTTTCAGGAGGCCATGCGCACCCCTTTAGAGCTCCTTTTGCCGAGGCAATAGAAATGAAAAAAGAATTGATAAATCGCTATCACATTCCTGAAAACAGAATACTTATAGATCCTTATGCTAGGCACACAACTACAAATCTTCGTAATGCATCTAGATTAATTATCAATAGCAATATCCCTTTTAATAAATTAGCACTTGTTGTAACAAATAATGGACATAGCAAGTATGTTGGAAACGATAATTTTATTGAACGTTGTATAGAAGAACTGGGTTATATTCCTTCATTTATTTTAAAAAGAATTAATTCTACAACATTAGAATATCAACCAAAAATAGAATCATTACATCAAAATCCATTAGATCCTTTAGATCCATAA
- a CDS encoding RagB/SusD family nutrient uptake outer membrane protein yields MKRIYKIKYILLIGIVIQLFSCSDEFLEETTYGEVAPSEIVKPENIERAIISAYSVLNGQFDGASNAYNSPDSNWSFGDVVSDDCYKGGGGTGDQNNIHQMEIYATNPTIIDVERKWSALYEGVKRANEAIRLLNASEGFGATLKIQRLAELSFLRGHYYFELKKIYNRIPYIDETAKTVSDYARSNTEFTSEELWEKIEGNFQKAYNGLPETQKELGRPTKTAAKAYLAKCYLFQNKWQKVIDATNEVMTKNHGLMDDFSQLFLPENDNNKEVIFAVQHSIDDGQPNNYNGSIGDRLTAPGGPFYSQYGFHRPSQNLINAFKTSNLGLPVEGNIDVATNDFVDPRLDITVGRPNIPYKDLGILYEESWARDLATYGAFGPKKRIVSAKSPFYVKTWPYVNALNYYIIRYAEVVLWKAEAEMELGNLENARALINQIRQRVINSENVKNLEGTADAAKYSIATYDKTWTNLEAARAAVYLETRLELAMEGHRFFNLVRWGKAKTIIDDYLQIEKTKRSHLVNAKFVAGKNEYWPIPQRYIDGVPAGTVTQNNGY; encoded by the coding sequence ATGAAACGTATCTATAAAATTAAATACATACTTTTAATTGGTATTGTTATTCAATTATTCTCTTGTTCTGATGAATTTTTAGAAGAAACAACCTATGGCGAAGTAGCGCCTTCAGAAATTGTAAAACCAGAGAACATAGAAAGAGCTATTATTTCAGCTTACAGTGTTTTAAATGGGCAATTTGATGGCGCAAGTAATGCTTATAATTCTCCGGATTCTAACTGGAGCTTTGGAGATGTAGTCTCAGATGATTGCTATAAAGGAGGTGGTGGTACTGGTGATCAAAATAATATTCACCAAATGGAAATTTACGCTACAAACCCTACAATTATAGATGTAGAGCGTAAATGGTCTGCTCTTTATGAAGGTGTTAAAAGAGCTAATGAAGCAATACGATTGTTAAATGCATCTGAAGGTTTTGGTGCCACTTTAAAAATTCAAAGATTAGCGGAATTATCTTTTCTAAGAGGGCATTATTACTTCGAGTTAAAAAAAATCTATAATAGAATTCCATATATAGATGAAACAGCAAAAACAGTTTCAGATTACGCAAGATCTAATACAGAGTTTACTTCGGAAGAGTTATGGGAAAAAATTGAAGGAAATTTTCAAAAAGCATACAACGGACTACCTGAGACCCAAAAAGAATTGGGAAGACCAACTAAAACTGCAGCCAAAGCTTATTTAGCAAAATGTTACTTATTTCAGAATAAATGGCAAAAAGTAATCGATGCTACGAATGAAGTGATGACAAAGAACCATGGTTTAATGGATGATTTTAGTCAATTATTCCTTCCTGAAAATGACAATAATAAGGAAGTGATATTTGCAGTTCAGCATTCTATAGATGATGGGCAACCGAATAATTATAATGGAAGCATTGGAGATCGATTAACAGCTCCAGGAGGCCCATTTTATTCTCAATATGGTTTTCATAGACCTTCACAGAACCTAATTAATGCATTTAAAACATCAAATTTAGGATTACCAGTAGAAGGTAATATAGATGTAGCTACTAATGATTTTGTTGACCCAAGGTTAGATATTACTGTAGGTAGACCTAATATTCCGTATAAAGATTTAGGTATTTTGTATGAAGAAAGTTGGGCTAGGGATTTAGCTACTTATGGTGCTTTCGGGCCTAAAAAGCGTATTGTTTCGGCAAAATCTCCTTTTTATGTAAAAACGTGGCCTTATGTTAATGCGCTTAACTACTATATTATTAGGTATGCTGAGGTTGTATTATGGAAAGCGGAAGCTGAAATGGAGTTAGGTAATTTAGAAAATGCTAGAGCTTTAATAAATCAAATTCGTCAGCGTGTTATTAATTCTGAAAATGTGAAAAATTTAGAAGGTACTGCAGATGCTGCTAAATACAGTATTGCAACTTATGATAAAACATGGACAAATCTTGAAGCTGCAAGAGCTGCAGTCTATTTAGAAACGAGATTAGAATTAGCAATGGAGGGCCATCGCTTCTTTAATTTAGTTCGTTGGGGAAAAGCAAAAACGATTATAGATGATTACTTACAAATTGAAAAAACAAAAAGAAGTCACCTTGTAAATGCAAAATTTGTTGCAGGCAAAAATGAATATTGGCCTATTCCACAAAGATATATAGATGGAGTTCCAGCAGGAACTGTTACTCAGAATAATGGTTATTAA
- a CDS encoding TonB-dependent receptor has protein sequence MKLTSLFLLITLFTLQANESYSQHTEVSLNFKNVSISEIIDEIESTTEFRFVYKINDVDFKRLITLKAKKEKVTAVLTRIFKNTDVTFNFKDRLVYLVKRKNSKLPSREISVRVEEQTLTGKITDEAGQPLPGASILEKGTANGVTTDFNGKFSITVNSTNSVIVISYIGYKTQEITIGNQKEIQVQLEPDTAILGEIVVVGYSTESRKNVTASVASISPAEVNTKPVANVAEMLEGRLPGVQIMSDNSPGGGTSIRVRGFSTINNNDPLVVVDGVPVSNGLDGLNPADIETIQVLKDAASSSIYGSRAANGVVVITTKKGSTKGSFKTTLDIYSGLQTSFNLPNTLNAQQYGDLLWQATKNDGKIPSSDIYGNNPNKPILPEFLNADKTIRSGDVDWIKEIMQVAPVHSYNLTISKGDAKSQQSFGLGYYNQEGIIKHTGYERYSVRLNSSYKVLDFLTIGQNFTTSYKERVSVGTNSSLGSVVYNALQFPSIVPVKDIHENFGGNPINDIANPLGSLYRSKDNVIKSIQAIGNLFADIKLGDFSAKTSLGIDYQSNNSRSFSPAYDEILAQNNTNSLSTRNSFNYQLIWTNTLNYSKKIGLHNLNVLLGQEAIKYYYEGFGASRQNFLYEDLNFRYLSNGTENQLNNGGANEWALSSYFGQVKYNYNRKYLFTATVRRDGTSRLANNNYGTFPAFSVGWRVDRENFFNLGDAFSSFLIRGSWGQTGNQQLPSYSTVDSYSNNNANSDYAIGGNQNTVSTGLTQTRVPNPNLKWETTTGTTIGVDLGFLNDKLEVSAEYYTKKTDDILIYNIIPLTYGGTNDGQWINDGRMENTGFELNLNYKDKMNDLGYAIGLNFTTYKNELTELNNVPFLGIPSSSLHSVNFDQEVSRSAVGQPIGSFYGYKTDGLFQSAQEVTNYALQPNAKPGDIRFVDVDDNGVIDDKDRTFIGSPHPDVLLGMNLNFDYKNIDLGMFFNASLGNDLYNLTKYKTHFFNQSAYNKNEDLLNAWSPDNSNSSIPRLSLDDPNNNIRPSSFYVEDGSYIKLNMLQLGYTFTQPFMKGKKLRVYAQSTNVFTITNYSGMNPQIGLQNYSSDNRNLDIGVDRGIYPPSRTFTIGLNLKF, from the coding sequence ATGAAATTAACCTCTTTATTTCTTTTAATTACATTATTCACATTACAAGCAAATGAATCTTATTCGCAACATACAGAAGTATCTTTAAACTTTAAAAATGTTTCTATAAGTGAAATTATAGATGAAATAGAAAGTACGACCGAGTTTCGTTTTGTTTATAAAATAAATGATGTAGATTTTAAAAGATTAATCACCTTAAAAGCAAAGAAAGAAAAAGTAACAGCTGTTCTAACGCGTATTTTTAAAAACACAGATGTAACTTTTAATTTTAAAGACCGTTTGGTGTATCTGGTAAAACGAAAAAACAGCAAATTACCATCGCGTGAGATTAGTGTTCGTGTTGAGGAACAGACTTTAACGGGTAAAATAACAGACGAAGCTGGTCAGCCTTTGCCTGGTGCTAGTATTTTAGAAAAAGGAACAGCAAATGGTGTAACAACAGATTTTAATGGTAAGTTTTCAATTACTGTAAATAGCACTAATTCAGTTATTGTTATATCTTATATTGGGTATAAAACACAAGAAATTACTATAGGTAATCAAAAAGAAATACAGGTACAATTAGAGCCAGATACAGCTATTTTAGGAGAGATTGTTGTTGTTGGTTACAGCACAGAAAGTAGAAAAAATGTAACAGCATCTGTAGCTTCTATTTCACCTGCGGAAGTTAACACTAAGCCAGTAGCAAACGTAGCAGAAATGTTAGAGGGGAGACTTCCAGGGGTTCAGATTATGAGTGATAATAGCCCAGGAGGAGGAACTTCTATTAGAGTAAGAGGGTTTAGTACAATTAATAATAACGACCCATTAGTGGTGGTTGATGGAGTACCAGTTTCTAATGGATTAGATGGTCTTAACCCAGCAGATATAGAAACGATACAAGTTTTAAAAGACGCAGCATCCTCTTCTATTTATGGTTCTCGTGCAGCAAATGGAGTAGTGGTTATAACTACTAAAAAAGGAAGCACCAAAGGTAGTTTTAAAACCACATTAGATATTTACAGTGGTTTGCAAACCTCTTTTAACCTACCAAATACTTTAAACGCACAACAATATGGCGATTTACTTTGGCAAGCGACAAAAAATGATGGAAAAATACCTAGTAGTGATATTTATGGGAATAATCCAAACAAACCAATTTTACCAGAATTTTTAAATGCAGACAAAACAATTCGAAGTGGAGATGTAGATTGGATTAAAGAAATTATGCAGGTTGCTCCTGTACATTCTTATAATTTAACAATATCTAAAGGAGATGCAAAATCACAACAATCTTTTGGTTTAGGGTATTATAACCAAGAAGGAATTATAAAACATACAGGTTATGAGCGTTATTCTGTTCGTTTAAATTCAAGCTATAAAGTCTTAGATTTTTTAACCATTGGGCAAAACTTTACAACATCGTATAAAGAACGTGTTTCGGTAGGTACAAACTCGTCATTAGGTAGTGTTGTTTATAATGCGCTACAATTTCCTTCCATAGTTCCTGTAAAAGATATTCATGAAAATTTTGGAGGGAATCCAATTAATGATATCGCTAATCCATTAGGTAGTTTATATAGAAGTAAAGACAATGTGATAAAAAGTATTCAAGCAATTGGTAACCTATTTGCAGATATTAAGTTGGGGGATTTTAGTGCAAAAACTTCTTTAGGTATTGATTACCAAAGCAACAATTCTCGTAGTTTTTCTCCAGCTTATGATGAGATATTAGCACAAAACAATACCAATTCTTTAAGTACAAGAAATAGTTTCAACTATCAGCTAATTTGGACAAACACTTTAAATTATTCTAAAAAAATAGGATTACACAATCTTAATGTTCTTTTAGGTCAAGAAGCAATCAAGTATTATTATGAGGGTTTTGGCGCATCTAGACAGAATTTTTTATATGAAGATTTAAATTTCAGGTATTTAAGTAATGGTACAGAAAACCAGTTAAATAACGGAGGAGCAAATGAATGGGCTTTAAGTTCATACTTTGGTCAAGTTAAATATAATTATAATAGAAAATATCTATTTACAGCAACAGTAAGAAGAGATGGTACTTCTAGGTTAGCAAATAATAATTATGGAACTTTTCCAGCTTTTTCAGTAGGTTGGCGTGTAGATAGAGAAAACTTTTTTAATTTAGGAGATGCATTTTCTTCATTTTTAATACGTGGTAGTTGGGGGCAAACAGGTAACCAGCAATTACCTTCTTATTCGACTGTAGATAGTTATAGCAATAATAATGCAAATTCAGATTATGCAATTGGAGGAAACCAAAACACTGTTTCTACAGGTCTTACTCAGACACGTGTGCCTAACCCTAATTTAAAATGGGAAACTACTACAGGTACAACCATAGGTGTAGATTTAGGTTTTTTGAATGATAAATTAGAGGTGTCTGCAGAGTATTATACAAAAAAAACAGATGATATTTTAATTTACAATATTATTCCACTTACCTACGGTGGTACTAATGACGGACAATGGATTAATGATGGGCGAATGGAAAATACAGGTTTTGAATTGAACCTTAATTACAAGGATAAAATGAATGACCTTGGTTATGCTATAGGACTTAATTTTACAACCTATAAAAATGAACTTACTGAATTAAATAATGTTCCTTTTTTAGGAATACCGAGTTCCTCTCTTCATTCTGTTAATTTTGATCAAGAAGTTTCTAGAAGTGCTGTTGGGCAACCAATTGGTTCTTTCTATGGATACAAAACAGATGGTTTATTTCAAAGTGCACAAGAAGTTACAAATTATGCGCTACAACCAAATGCAAAGCCAGGTGATATAAGGTTTGTAGATGTTGATGATAACGGTGTTATAGATGATAAAGACAGAACATTTATTGGTTCTCCGCACCCAGACGTGTTGTTAGGTATGAATCTAAATTTCGATTATAAAAATATTGATTTAGGCATGTTTTTTAATGCTAGTTTGGGGAATGACTTATACAATTTAACAAAGTATAAAACTCATTTTTTCAATCAGTCTGCTTATAATAAGAATGAAGATTTGTTAAACGCATGGTCTCCAGATAATTCAAATTCTTCCATTCCTAGATTGTCTTTAGATGATCCTAATAATAATATTAGACCTTCTTCTTTTTATGTGGAAGATGGCTCTTATATTAAATTAAATATGTTACAACTAGGTTATACTTTTACTCAACCATTTATGAAAGGTAAAAAACTTAGAGTATATGCACAGTCTACTAATGTCTTTACAATAACTAATTATAGTGGAATGAATCCTCAAATCGGTTTACAAAATTATTCCTCAGACAATAGAAATTTAGACATCGGAGTAGATCGTGGAATTTATCCTCCATCACGCACATTTACAATAGGTCTTAATCTAAAATTTTAA
- a CDS encoding FecR family protein produces MTKKEFLELAKKHQEGECSEREKEILFSFCDKVQFKNLLNTWNVSEEEQTRIAVLRKIRFTVRSHKKQQKRKSNLLKIKAFALIIGLLITGYYLQYTTKTIIPTNAITLKLEDGSIAVIDEKSETNSFLNKKGNLLGVQKGKRLVYEKGKATKKVVYNTLSVPYGKRFELELSDGTTAYLNAGTSIKYPVKFLNGMERKVFITGEAYFKVTRDSAHPFIVNADKLNVKVLGTAFNVQAYPEDTVSEIVLVEGSVALYKDSKKTGNKTLLTPGFKASFNRQNSAITTKKVLTGVYTSWINGELVFRNMTFENILKKLERHYNIEILNNNSKLSKTLLNASFGNESIAVILESLKENYGIEYVISGKKITINN; encoded by the coding sequence ATGACAAAAAAAGAGTTTTTAGAATTAGCTAAAAAACACCAAGAAGGTGAGTGTTCTGAAAGAGAAAAAGAGATACTATTCTCTTTTTGTGATAAAGTACAATTTAAAAATTTATTAAATACATGGAATGTTTCTGAAGAGGAGCAAACCAGAATAGCTGTTTTAAGAAAAATAAGGTTTACAGTAAGATCTCACAAAAAACAACAAAAGAGAAAATCTAACCTTTTAAAAATAAAAGCCTTTGCACTTATTATTGGATTACTGATAACAGGTTATTATTTACAATACACTACAAAAACAATAATACCTACAAACGCAATAACTTTAAAGTTAGAAGACGGGTCAATAGCGGTTATTGATGAGAAATCAGAAACCAACTCTTTTTTAAATAAGAAAGGAAATTTATTAGGAGTTCAAAAAGGAAAGCGTTTGGTGTATGAAAAAGGAAAAGCGACTAAAAAGGTTGTTTACAATACACTATCAGTGCCTTATGGTAAAAGATTTGAATTAGAATTATCTGATGGTACAACGGCATATTTAAATGCAGGAACTTCTATAAAATACCCTGTTAAATTTTTAAATGGAATGGAAAGGAAAGTTTTTATTACGGGAGAAGCTTACTTTAAAGTTACCAGAGATAGTGCTCATCCATTTATTGTAAATGCAGATAAATTAAATGTAAAAGTATTGGGTACTGCATTTAATGTTCAGGCGTATCCCGAAGATACTGTTTCAGAAATTGTTTTAGTAGAGGGGTCTGTTGCATTGTATAAAGACTCTAAAAAAACAGGAAATAAGACACTTTTAACTCCAGGTTTTAAGGCGAGTTTTAATAGACAAAATAGTGCTATTACTACTAAAAAAGTGTTAACAGGTGTATATACTTCTTGGATAAATGGAGAGCTTGTTTTTAGAAATATGACTTTTGAAAATATTCTAAAAAAACTAGAAAGACATTATAATATAGAAATTTTAAATAACAATAGTAAGCTTTCTAAAACCCTATTAAATGCCAGTTTTGGAAATGAATCTATTGCCGTGATTTTAGAAAGTTTAAAAGAAAACTACGGAATTGAATATGTCATTTCAGGAAAAAAAATAACGATAAACAATTAA
- a CDS encoding RNA polymerase sigma factor, whose product MRLTDIYDVSDAQLLLLMKNGNEFAFNKLYDSYWKRLFLYALNILNDKGLAEDVVHEIFTNIWIKRESLDITSFENYLFVSAKNRSISLFRKVKFTELDENIITNLSLTPEIDDTINVRDLKYTIENAVKDLPSRCRDIFYLSRYDDYSNLEIANYFKISQRTVENQLYLALKHLRAVISKTISILLLFSFF is encoded by the coding sequence GTGAGGTTAACTGATATATATGATGTAAGCGATGCTCAACTATTACTATTAATGAAAAATGGAAATGAGTTTGCTTTTAATAAGCTGTATGATAGCTATTGGAAAAGACTTTTTTTATACGCTTTAAATATTTTAAATGACAAAGGGTTAGCGGAAGATGTAGTACACGAGATATTTACTAATATCTGGATTAAAAGAGAATCTTTAGACATTACTTCTTTTGAAAACTATTTATTCGTTTCTGCAAAAAACAGATCAATTTCTCTTTTTAGAAAAGTGAAATTTACAGAGCTAGACGAAAATATTATAACTAATTTATCTCTTACACCCGAAATAGATGATACTATAAATGTGAGGGATTTAAAGTACACTATAGAAAATGCTGTTAAAGATTTACCAAGCAGATGTAGAGATATCTTTTATTTGAGTCGTTATGATGATTATTCGAACTTAGAAATTGCTAATTACTTTAAAATTTCACAAAGAACTGTAGAAAACCAACTTTACTTAGCTTTAAAGCATTTAAGAGCAGTAATTAGTAAGACAATCAGTATTTTACTTCTTTTTTCCTTTTTTTGA
- a CDS encoding formylglycine-generating enzyme family protein, translated as MIFKLRFPCTIFLVFLTLLISCKKNKATKFNGGEVSETEENTGVKPPEGMVWVASKTFLMGAKEGDKFAMMREKPAHKVYVAGFFIDAHEVTNQQFRNFVIATNYITTAEKQINWNEIKKDLPQNTLKPADSILQPGSLIFNKDAGKIVTMNNYQQWWTWKIGANWKQPEGPGSSIEGKDNFPVVHISYDDALAYCKWSSRRLPTEAEWESAAQGNNTNNIFTWGNNQAGLNANANTWQGEFPVKNISEDGFEYISPIKSYPANNIGLYDMAGNVWEITSDLFNVNYYKGLNPNEVLRNPRGARTSYSPSSPSQLEHVMKSGSFLCHESYCASFRISAKMGMEPSSSSDHIGFRTVATKEMLMK; from the coding sequence ATGATTTTTAAGTTGAGGTTTCCTTGTACAATTTTTCTCGTTTTTTTAACTCTCTTAATTTCTTGTAAAAAGAATAAAGCCACTAAATTCAATGGAGGTGAAGTAAGTGAGACAGAAGAAAATACTGGTGTAAAACCTCCAGAAGGAATGGTTTGGGTTGCCTCTAAAACATTTTTAATGGGAGCGAAAGAAGGTGATAAATTTGCCATGATGAGAGAGAAACCTGCTCATAAAGTATATGTAGCTGGTTTTTTTATAGATGCACATGAAGTTACCAACCAACAATTTAGAAATTTTGTAATAGCAACTAATTATATAACAACCGCAGAAAAACAAATTAATTGGAATGAAATTAAAAAAGATTTACCTCAAAATACACTAAAACCAGCAGATTCTATTTTACAACCAGGAAGTTTAATTTTTAATAAAGATGCAGGTAAAATAGTTACTATGAATAATTACCAACAATGGTGGACATGGAAAATTGGTGCAAATTGGAAACAACCAGAAGGACCTGGGAGTTCTATCGAAGGAAAAGATAATTTTCCTGTTGTTCACATTAGTTATGATGATGCTTTAGCCTATTGCAAATGGTCTAGCAGAAGGTTGCCAACCGAAGCAGAATGGGAATCTGCTGCGCAAGGAAACAACACAAATAATATTTTTACTTGGGGAAACAACCAAGCAGGTTTAAATGCAAATGCCAATACTTGGCAAGGTGAATTTCCTGTAAAAAATATTTCTGAAGACGGTTTTGAATATATTTCCCCCATAAAATCATATCCAGCAAATAATATTGGCTTGTATGATATGGCGGGTAATGTTTGGGAAATCACGTCAGATTTATTCAATGTAAATTATTATAAAGGCTTAAATCCCAATGAAGTTTTAAGGAATCCGAGAGGAGCAAGAACATCATATTCACCTTCAAGTCCGTCTCAATTAGAACATGTTATGAAAAGTGGTTCTTTCTTATGTCACGAATCTTATTGTGCAAGTTTTAGAATTTCTGCCAAAATGGGAATGGAACCAAGTTCAAGTTCAGACCATATTGGCTTTAGAACGGTTGCAACAAAAGAAATGTTAATGAAATAA
- a CDS encoding TetR family transcriptional regulator C-terminal domain-containing protein, with protein MARKKNITKDNLISWYMEFVLENNHDPKSVFSFAKENNFEESDFYKFYGSFEAIEESIFSEFFNNTIKVLAKSEEYPDYDARNKLLSFYFTFFEVLTANRSYVVYAIKENGDLKNLKPFKHLKQDYKTFVNNIGIEKIDLNQEQLGKIQDKTIQESSWMHLIITMKFWLDDTSPSFEKTDIFIEKSINARFDLMDIKPLKSIIDFGKFILKEKINFK; from the coding sequence ATGGCTCGTAAGAAAAACATCACCAAAGACAACTTAATTTCTTGGTACATGGAGTTTGTACTAGAAAATAATCATGACCCAAAATCTGTTTTCAGTTTTGCTAAGGAAAACAATTTTGAGGAATCAGATTTCTATAAATTCTATGGTTCTTTTGAAGCAATTGAAGAATCTATTTTTAGTGAATTTTTTAATAATACAATTAAAGTTTTAGCTAAAAGTGAAGAATACCCAGACTATGATGCAAGAAACAAATTGTTAAGTTTTTACTTTACTTTCTTTGAAGTATTAACAGCAAATAGAAGTTATGTGGTTTATGCTATTAAAGAAAATGGAGATTTAAAAAACTTAAAACCTTTTAAACATCTAAAGCAAGACTATAAAACTTTTGTAAATAATATTGGAATCGAAAAAATTGATTTAAATCAAGAACAGTTAGGAAAAATTCAAGATAAAACAATACAAGAATCTTCTTGGATGCACTTAATTATTACGATGAAATTTTGGCTAGATGATACATCTCCATCTTTTGAAAAAACTGATATCTTTATAGAAAAATCTATCAATGCTCGTTTCGATTTAATGGATATAAAACCATTAAAAAGTATCATCGATTTTGGCAAATTTATTTTAAAAGAAAAAATTAACTTCAAGTAA